Proteins encoded together in one Telopea speciosissima isolate NSW1024214 ecotype Mountain lineage chromosome 6, Tspe_v1, whole genome shotgun sequence window:
- the LOC122665189 gene encoding uncharacterized protein LOC122665189: MIAGILFSGEQVVVIVRAQGGGCQGDLQGLMKECMQFVQKIGLVRDPSPSCCDVVKKADFTCVCGPIPPLVQQLISSQKVAYVTHYCGNPIPAGVKCGT, encoded by the exons ATGATCGCCGGAATCTTATTTTCCGGCGAGCAAGTAGTAGTAATAGTGAGGGCACAGGGTGGTGGATGTCAAGGTGATCTACAGGGACTAATGAAAGAATGCATGCAATTTGTTCAGAAGATTGGGTTAGTGAGGGATCCATCACCGAGCTGTTGTGATGTTGTGAAGAAGGCCGATTTCACTTGTGTCTGTGGTCCAATCCCTCCCTTGGTGCAGCAGTTAATTAGTAGCCAGAAGGTGGCCTATGTTACACATTACTGTGGCAACCCTATTCCTGCTGGAGTTAAATGTGGAA CTTAA